The Piliocolobus tephrosceles isolate RC106 chromosome 2, ASM277652v3, whole genome shotgun sequence genome window below encodes:
- the SEMA3G gene encoding semaphorin-3G isoform X1, whose amino-acid sequence MAPSAWAICWLLGGLLLHGGSSGPSPGPSVPRLRLSYRDLLSANRSAIFLGPRGSLNLQAMYLDEYRDRLFLGGLDALYSLRLDQAWPDPREVLWPPQPGQREECVQKGRDPLTECANFVRVLQPHNRTHLLACGTGAFQPTCALMTVGHRGEHVLHLEPGSVESGRGRCPHEPSRPFASTFVGGELYTGLTADFLGREAVIFRSGGPRPALRSDSDQSLLHDPRFVMAARIPENSDQDNDKVYFFFSETVPSPDGGSNYVTVSRVGRVCVNDAGGQRVLVNKWSTFLKARLVCSVPGPGGAETHFDQLEDVFLLWPKAGKSLEVYALFSTVSAVFQGFAICVYHMADIWEVFNGPFAHRDGPQHQWGPYVGKVPFPRPGVCPSKMTAQPGRPFGSTKDYPDEVLQFARAHPLMFWPVRPQHGRPVLVKTHLAQQLHQIVVDRVEAEDGTYDVIFLGTDSGSVLKVIALQAGGSAEPEEVVLEELQVFKVPTPITEMEISVKRQMLYVGSRLGVAQLRLHQCETYGTACAECCLARDPYCAWDGASCTHYRPSLGKRRFRRQDIWHGNPVLQCLGQSQEEEAVGLVAATTVYGTEHNSTFLECLPKSPQAAVHWLLQRPGDEGPDQVKMDERVLHTERGLLFRRLSRFDAGTYTCTTLEHGFSQTVVRLALVVIVASQLDNVFPPERKPEEPPAQGGLASTRPKAWYKDILQLIGFANLPRVDEYCERVWCRGTMECSGSFRSRSRGKQAKGKSWAGLELGKKMKSRVHAEHNRTPREVEAT is encoded by the exons ATGGCCCCCTCGGCCTGGGCCATCTGCTGGCTGCTAGGGGGCCTCCTGCTCCATGGGGGTAGCTCcggccccagccctggccccagtGTGCCCCGCCTGCGGCTCTCCTACCGAG ACCTCCTGTCTGCCAACCGCTCTGCCATCTTTCTGGGCCCCCGGGGCTCCCTGAACCTCCAGGCCATGTACCTAGATGAGTACCGGGACCGCCTCTTTCTGGGTGGCCTGGACGCCCTCTACTCTCTGCGACTGGACCAGGCGTGGCCAGATCCCCGGGAG GTCCTGTGGCCGCCGCAGCCAGGACAGAGGGAGGAGTGTGTTCAAAAGGGAAGAGATCCTTTG ACAGAGTGTGCCAACTTCGTGCGGGTGCTGCAGCCTCACAACCGGACCCACCTGCTAGCCTGTGGCACTGGGGCCTTCCAGCCCACCTGTGCCCTCATGACAGTGGGCCACCGTGGGGAG cATGTGCTCCACCTGGAGCCCGGCAGTGTGGAAAGCGGCCGGGGGCGGTGCCCTCACGAACCCAGCCGTCCCTTTGCCAGCACCTTCGTAG gcGGGGAGCTGTACACAGGTCTCACCGCTGACTTCCTGGGGCGAGAGGCCGTGATCTTCCGAAGTGGAGGTCCTCGGCCAGCTCTGCGTTCTGATTCTGACCAGAGCCTCTTGCACG ACCCCCGGTTTGTGATGGCCGCCCGGATCCCTGAGAACTCTGACCAGGACAATGACAAGGTGTACTTCTTCTTCTCGGAGACTGTCCCCTCGCCCGATGGTGGCTCGAACTATGTCACTGTCAGCCGCGTGGGCCGCGTCTGCGTG AATGATGCCGGGGGCCAGCGGGTGCTGGTGAACAAATGGAGCACTTTCCtcaaggccaggctggtctgctcAGTGCCTGGCCCTGGTGGTGCCGAGACCCACTTTGACCAGCTAG AGGACGTGTTCCTGCTATGGCCCAAGGCCGGGAAGAGCCTTGAGGTGTATGCGCTGTTCAGCACTGTCAG TGCTGTGTTCCAGGGCTTCGCCATCTGTGTGTACCACATGGCAGACATCTGGGAGGTCTTCAATGGGCCCTTTGCCCACCGAGATGGGCCTCAGCACCAGTGGGGGCCCTATGTGGGCAAGGTGCCCTTCCCCCGCCCTGGCGTG TGCCCCAGCAAGATGACTGCGCAGCCAGGGCGGCCTTTTGGCAGCACCAAGGACTACCCAGATGAGGTGCTGCAGTTTGCCCGCGCCCACCCCCTCATGTTCTGGCCTGTGCGGCCTCAGCATGGCCGCCCTGTCCTTGTCAAGACCCACCTGGCCCAGCAGCTGCACCAGATCGTGGTGGACCGCGTGGAGGCAGAGGATGGGACCTATGATGTCATCTTCCTGGGGACTG ACTCAGGCTCCGTGCTCAAAGTCATCGCCCTCCAGGCAGGGGGCTCAGCTGAACCCGAGGAAGTGGTTCTGGAGGAGCTCCAGGTGTTTAAG GTGCCAACACCTATCACTGAAATGGAGATCTCTGTCAAAAGG CAAATGCTGTATGTGGGCTCTCGGCTGGGTGTGGCCCAGCTGCGGCTGCACCAGTGTGAGACTTACGGCACTGCCTGTGCAGAGTGCTGCCTAGCCCGGGACCCATATTGTGCCTGGGACGGTGCCTCCTGTACCCACTACCGCCCCAGCCTCGGCAAGCGCCGGTTCCGCCGGCAGGACATCTGGCATGGCAACCCTGTCCTGCAGTGCCTGGGCCAGAGCCAGGAAG AGGAGGCAGTGGGACTTGTGGCGGCTACCACGGTCTATGGCACGGAGCACAACAGCACCTTCCTGGAGTGCCTGCCCAAGTCTCCCCAGGCTGCTGTCCACTGGCTCTTGCAGAGGCCAGGGGATGAGGGGCCTGACCAG GTGAAGATGGACGAGCGAGTCTTGCACACGGAGCGAGGGCTGCTGTTCCGCAGGCTCAGCCGTTTCGATGCGGGCACATACACCTGCACCACTCTGGAGCATGGCTTTTCCCAGACTGTGGTCCGCCTGGCTCTGGTGGTGATTGTGGCCTCACAGTTGGACAACGTGTTCCCTCCGGAGCGAAAGCCAGAGGAGCCCCCAGCCCAGGGAGGCCTGGCTTCCACCCGACCCAAGGCCTGGTACAAGGACATCCTGCAGCTCATCGGCTTTGCCAACCTGCCCCGGGTGGATGAGTACTGTGAGCGCGTGTGGTGCAGGGGCACCATGGAATGCTCAGGCTCCTTCCGGAGCCGGAGCCGGGGCAAGCAGGCCAAGGGTAAGAGCTGGGCAGGGCTGGAGCTAGGCAAGAAGATGAAGAGCCGGGTGCATGCTGAGCACAATCGGAcgccccgggaggtggaggccacGTAG
- the SEMA3G gene encoding semaphorin-3G isoform X2: MAPSAWAICWLLGGLLLHGGSSGPSPGPSVPRLRLSYRDLLSANRSAIFLGPRGSLNLQAMYLDEYRDRLFLGGLDALYSLRLDQAWPDPREVLWPPQPGQREECVQKGRDPLTECANFVRVLQPHNRTHLLACGTGAFQPTCALMTVGHRGEHVLHLEPGSVESGRGRCPHEPSRPFASTFVGGELYTGLTADFLGREAVIFRSGGPRPALRSDSDQSLLHDPRFVMAARIPENSDQDNDKVYFFFSETVPSPDGGSNYVTVSRVGRVCVNDAGGQRVLVNKWSTFLKARLVCSVPGPGGAETHFDQLEDVFLLWPKAGKSLEVYALFSTVSAVFQGFAICVYHMADIWEVFNGPFAHRDGPQHQWGPYVGKVPFPRPGVCPSKMTAQPGRPFGSTKDYPDEVLQFARAHPLMFWPVRPQHGRPVLVKTHLAQQLHQIVVDRVEAEDGTYDVIFLGTDSGSVLKVIALQAGGSAEPEEVVLEELQVFKVPTPITEMEISVKRQMLYVGSRLGVAQLRLHQCETYGTACAECCLARDPYCAWDGASCTHYRPSLGKRRFRRQDIWHGNPVLQCLGQSQEGEDGRASLAHGARAAVPQAQPFRCGHIHLHHSGAWLFPDCGPPGSGGDCGLTVGQRVPSGAKARGAPSPGRPGFHPTQGLVQGHPAAHRLCQPAPGG; the protein is encoded by the exons ATGGCCCCCTCGGCCTGGGCCATCTGCTGGCTGCTAGGGGGCCTCCTGCTCCATGGGGGTAGCTCcggccccagccctggccccagtGTGCCCCGCCTGCGGCTCTCCTACCGAG ACCTCCTGTCTGCCAACCGCTCTGCCATCTTTCTGGGCCCCCGGGGCTCCCTGAACCTCCAGGCCATGTACCTAGATGAGTACCGGGACCGCCTCTTTCTGGGTGGCCTGGACGCCCTCTACTCTCTGCGACTGGACCAGGCGTGGCCAGATCCCCGGGAG GTCCTGTGGCCGCCGCAGCCAGGACAGAGGGAGGAGTGTGTTCAAAAGGGAAGAGATCCTTTG ACAGAGTGTGCCAACTTCGTGCGGGTGCTGCAGCCTCACAACCGGACCCACCTGCTAGCCTGTGGCACTGGGGCCTTCCAGCCCACCTGTGCCCTCATGACAGTGGGCCACCGTGGGGAG cATGTGCTCCACCTGGAGCCCGGCAGTGTGGAAAGCGGCCGGGGGCGGTGCCCTCACGAACCCAGCCGTCCCTTTGCCAGCACCTTCGTAG gcGGGGAGCTGTACACAGGTCTCACCGCTGACTTCCTGGGGCGAGAGGCCGTGATCTTCCGAAGTGGAGGTCCTCGGCCAGCTCTGCGTTCTGATTCTGACCAGAGCCTCTTGCACG ACCCCCGGTTTGTGATGGCCGCCCGGATCCCTGAGAACTCTGACCAGGACAATGACAAGGTGTACTTCTTCTTCTCGGAGACTGTCCCCTCGCCCGATGGTGGCTCGAACTATGTCACTGTCAGCCGCGTGGGCCGCGTCTGCGTG AATGATGCCGGGGGCCAGCGGGTGCTGGTGAACAAATGGAGCACTTTCCtcaaggccaggctggtctgctcAGTGCCTGGCCCTGGTGGTGCCGAGACCCACTTTGACCAGCTAG AGGACGTGTTCCTGCTATGGCCCAAGGCCGGGAAGAGCCTTGAGGTGTATGCGCTGTTCAGCACTGTCAG TGCTGTGTTCCAGGGCTTCGCCATCTGTGTGTACCACATGGCAGACATCTGGGAGGTCTTCAATGGGCCCTTTGCCCACCGAGATGGGCCTCAGCACCAGTGGGGGCCCTATGTGGGCAAGGTGCCCTTCCCCCGCCCTGGCGTG TGCCCCAGCAAGATGACTGCGCAGCCAGGGCGGCCTTTTGGCAGCACCAAGGACTACCCAGATGAGGTGCTGCAGTTTGCCCGCGCCCACCCCCTCATGTTCTGGCCTGTGCGGCCTCAGCATGGCCGCCCTGTCCTTGTCAAGACCCACCTGGCCCAGCAGCTGCACCAGATCGTGGTGGACCGCGTGGAGGCAGAGGATGGGACCTATGATGTCATCTTCCTGGGGACTG ACTCAGGCTCCGTGCTCAAAGTCATCGCCCTCCAGGCAGGGGGCTCAGCTGAACCCGAGGAAGTGGTTCTGGAGGAGCTCCAGGTGTTTAAG GTGCCAACACCTATCACTGAAATGGAGATCTCTGTCAAAAGG CAAATGCTGTATGTGGGCTCTCGGCTGGGTGTGGCCCAGCTGCGGCTGCACCAGTGTGAGACTTACGGCACTGCCTGTGCAGAGTGCTGCCTAGCCCGGGACCCATATTGTGCCTGGGACGGTGCCTCCTGTACCCACTACCGCCCCAGCCTCGGCAAGCGCCGGTTCCGCCGGCAGGACATCTGGCATGGCAACCCTGTCCTGCAGTGCCTGGGCCAGAGCCAGGAAG GTGAAGATGGACGAGCGAGTCTTGCACACGGAGCGAGGGCTGCTGTTCCGCAGGCTCAGCCGTTTCGATGCGGGCACATACACCTGCACCACTCTGGAGCATGGCTTTTCCCAGACTGTGGTCCGCCTGGCTCTGGTGGTGATTGTGGCCTCACAGTTGGACAACGTGTTCCCTCCGGAGCGAAAGCCAGAGGAGCCCCCAGCCCAGGGAGGCCTGGCTTCCACCCGACCCAAGGCCTGGTACAAGGACATCCTGCAGCTCATCGGCTTTGCCAACCTGCCCCGGGTGGATGA